A stretch of the Streptococcus oralis genome encodes the following:
- the metG gene encoding methionine--tRNA ligase, whose product MSEKNFYITTPIYYPSGKLHIGSAYTTIACDVLARYKRLMGYDVFYLTGLDEHGQKIQQKAEEAGITPQAYVDGMAVGVKELWKLLDISYDKFIRTTDDYHEKVVAQVFERLLAQDDIYLGEYSGWYSVSDEEFFTESQLAEVFRDEAGNVTGGIAPSGHEVEWVSEESYFLRLSKYQDRLVEFFKSHPDFITPDGRLNEMLRNFIEPGLEDLAVSRTTFTWGVPVPSNPKHVVYVWIDALLNYATALGYGQEDHANYDKFWNGTVFHMVGKDILRFHSIYWPILLMMLDMKLPDRLIAHGWFVMKDGKMSKSKGNVVYPEMLVERYGLDPLRYYLMRSLPVGSDGTFTPEDYVGRINYELANDLGNLLNRTVSMINKYFDGQIPAYVEGVTDFDNALAQVAEQSISDFHTHMEAVDYPRALEAVWTLISRTNKYIDETAPWVLAKDEEHRDQLASVMSHLAASLRVVAHMIEPFMMETSRAVLAQLGLAEVSSLENLSLADFPAGVTVVAKGTPIFPRLDMEEEIAYIKEQMEGNKPAVEKEWNPDEVELRLNKDEIKFEDFDKVEIRVAEVKEVSKVEGSDKLLQFRLDAGDGQDRQILSGIAKYYPNEQELVGKKVQIVANLKPRKMMKKYVSQGMILSAEHDGKLTLLTVDPAVQNGSVIG is encoded by the coding sequence ATGTCTGAAAAGAATTTTTATATTACAACACCGATTTACTATCCATCTGGTAAACTTCATATCGGTTCTGCCTACACAACCATCGCTTGTGATGTCCTAGCTCGCTACAAACGCCTCATGGGCTACGATGTTTTTTATCTGACAGGTCTTGATGAGCATGGTCAAAAGATTCAACAAAAAGCAGAAGAAGCTGGGATTACACCTCAAGCTTATGTTGATGGGATGGCGGTTGGCGTCAAAGAACTCTGGAAATTACTCGATATCTCATACGATAAATTCATTCGTACAACTGATGACTACCATGAAAAAGTAGTGGCTCAGGTCTTTGAACGCTTGCTTGCTCAAGATGATATCTACTTGGGTGAATACTCTGGTTGGTATTCAGTTTCAGATGAGGAATTCTTTACAGAAAGTCAGCTTGCGGAAGTTTTCCGTGATGAAGCTGGAAATGTGACGGGCGGTATCGCTCCATCAGGTCACGAAGTGGAATGGGTATCTGAAGAATCTTACTTCCTTCGCCTCAGCAAATACCAAGACCGTTTAGTTGAATTTTTCAAATCACACCCTGACTTCATCACTCCAGATGGTCGTCTCAATGAAATGTTGCGTAACTTTATTGAGCCAGGTTTGGAAGACTTAGCGGTTTCTCGTACAACCTTTACCTGGGGTGTGCCAGTCCCTTCCAATCCAAAACACGTTGTCTATGTTTGGATCGATGCCCTTCTTAACTATGCGACTGCTCTTGGTTACGGTCAAGAGGATCATGCTAACTATGATAAATTCTGGAATGGAACAGTCTTCCACATGGTCGGAAAAGACATTCTTCGTTTCCACTCCATCTACTGGCCAATCCTTCTCATGATGTTGGATATGAAATTGCCTGACCGCTTGATTGCCCACGGTTGGTTCGTCATGAAAGACGGCAAGATGTCTAAGTCTAAAGGGAATGTCGTTTACCCTGAAATGTTAGTAGAACGTTATGGACTGGATCCACTTCGTTACTACCTCATGCGTAGCCTTCCAGTCGGTTCAGATGGAACCTTCACTCCAGAAGACTATGTAGGCCGTATTAACTATGAATTGGCCAATGACCTTGGTAACCTTCTCAACCGTACAGTTTCCATGATTAACAAGTACTTTGATGGGCAAATCCCTGCCTACGTAGAAGGTGTGACAGACTTTGACAATGCTCTTGCACAAGTAGCAGAGCAATCTATCTCTGACTTCCATACACACATGGAAGCAGTTGACTACCCACGTGCTCTTGAAGCAGTCTGGACTCTTATCTCTCGTACCAACAAATACATCGATGAGACAGCCCCATGGGTCTTGGCTAAGGATGAAGAGCACCGTGACCAATTGGCAAGTGTTATGAGCCATTTGGCAGCCAGCCTTCGTGTTGTAGCTCACATGATTGAGCCATTTATGATGGAAACTAGTCGCGCTGTATTGGCACAACTTGGCTTAGCAGAAGTTTCTAGCCTGGAAAACTTGAGCTTGGCAGATTTCCCTGCTGGTGTGACTGTTGTTGCCAAAGGAACACCAATCTTCCCACGTCTGGACATGGAAGAAGAGATTGCCTATATCAAGGAACAAATGGAAGGTAACAAACCAGCAGTCGAAAAAGAATGGAATCCAGATGAAGTTGAACTCAGACTCAACAAGGATGAAATCAAGTTCGAAGACTTTGACAAGGTTGAGATCCGTGTCGCAGAAGTCAAAGAAGTGTCTAAAGTGGAAGGTTCTGATAAGTTGCTCCAATTCCGCCTAGATGCTGGTGATGGTCAAGACCGTCAAATCCTCTCAGGAATAGCTAAATACTATCCAAACGAACAAGAATTGGTTGGCAAGAAAGTCCAAATCGTTGCCAACCTCAAACCACGTAAGATGATGAAGAAATATGTCAGTCAAGGGATGATTCTCTCAGCTGAACATGATGGCAAATTAACCCTTCTCACAGTGGATCCAGCTGTACAAAATGGAAGTGTGATTGGGTAA
- a CDS encoding ABC transporter ATP-binding protein — protein MKKLISLKNICRSYRNGDQELQVLKNINLEVQEGEFVAIMGPSGSGKSTLMNTIGMLDTPTSGEYYLEGQEVAGLGEKQLAKVRNQQIGFVFQQFFLLSKLNALQNVELPLIYAGVSASKRRKLAEEFLEKVELMERSHHLPSELSGGQKQRVAIARALVNNPSIILADEPTGALDTKTGNQIMLLLVELNKEGKTIIMVTHEPEIAAYAKRQIVIRDGVISSDSAQVEKEEN, from the coding sequence ATGAAGAAACTAATTAGTCTCAAAAATATCTGCAGGAGTTATCGAAATGGTGACCAAGAACTGCAGGTCCTAAAAAATATTAACTTAGAAGTTCAAGAAGGTGAGTTTGTCGCCATTATGGGACCTTCTGGTTCTGGTAAGTCCACTTTGATGAATACCATTGGAATGTTGGATACACCAACCAGTGGAGAATACTATCTTGAAGGGCAAGAAGTTGCAGGTCTTGGAGAGAAACAGCTGGCCAAGGTCCGCAACCAGCAAATCGGCTTTGTCTTTCAGCAGTTCTTTCTCTTGTCCAAGCTCAATGCGCTTCAAAACGTTGAATTGCCCTTGATTTACGCTGGAGTTTCAGCTTCAAAACGTCGAAAATTGGCTGAGGAATTTCTGGAAAAGGTTGAGCTGATGGAGCGCAGTCATCATTTGCCTTCCGAGTTATCAGGTGGTCAAAAGCAACGTGTAGCGATTGCGCGTGCCTTGGTAAATAATCCCTCTATCATCCTAGCAGACGAACCGACAGGAGCCTTGGATACCAAGACAGGAAATCAAATTATGCTGCTGTTGGTGGAGTTAAACAAGGAAGGGAAAACCATTATCATGGTCACGCATGAGCCTGAGATTGCTGCTTATGCCAAACGCCAAATTGTCATTCGTGATGGTGTCATCTCGTCTGATAGTGCTCAGGTAGAAAAGGAGGAAAACTAA
- a CDS encoding efflux RND transporter periplasmic adaptor subunit, with protein MKRNKKAKKWQLYTAIGVASAIVIGAAGILIFRQPSQSAVKEETSHIVTAKEGSVASSVLLSGMVTAKNEQYVYFDASKGDLDEILVSVGDKVEEGQALVKYSSADAQAAYDAADRAVAKADRHIEELNKARENASAAPAFPQVPTEAGLPEQAQAATSSVSSIDSQISDAKDNRADAVAQLNKAQAQLDAATVLSTLEGTVVEVNRNVSKSPTGNSQVVVHVVSNENLQVKGELSEYNLANLSVGQEVTFTSKVYQDKSWTGKISYISDYPKNNGEAANAALGGNTGSKYPYTVDVTSDIGELKQGFSVSVEVKNKSKAILVPLTSVVTENDKNYVWLVDDQKKAKRVEVTLGNADADNQEITSGLTDGAKVISNPTSSLEEGKEVKADEETN; from the coding sequence ATGAAAAGAAATAAGAAGGCAAAAAAATGGCAATTATACACAGCGATTGGTGTTGCCAGTGCTATTGTTATCGGTGCTGCGGGGATTTTGATTTTTAGACAACCTTCCCAGTCAGCAGTCAAGGAGGAAACCTCCCATATCGTTACTGCTAAGGAAGGCTCTGTTGCTTCATCGGTTCTCTTGTCAGGTATGGTTACAGCAAAAAATGAACAATACGTTTATTTTGATGCTAGTAAGGGAGATTTAGATGAAATTCTCGTTTCGGTTGGTGACAAGGTCGAAGAAGGGCAAGCGTTGGTCAAATACAGCAGTGCAGATGCTCAAGCTGCCTATGATGCAGCCGATCGTGCAGTTGCAAAGGCAGACCGTCATATCGAGGAGTTAAACAAAGCCCGTGAAAATGCATCAGCTGCACCAGCTTTTCCACAGGTTCCAACAGAAGCTGGACTCCCAGAACAAGCGCAAGCAGCGACTTCTTCAGTATCTTCAATTGATTCTCAAATCAGTGATGCCAAGGATAACCGTGCAGATGCTGTGGCTCAGCTCAACAAGGCTCAAGCTCAGCTAGATGCTGCAACTGTCCTCAGTACACTAGAAGGGACTGTAGTTGAAGTTAATCGTAATGTTTCCAAATCGCCAACAGGTAATAGCCAAGTGGTAGTACATGTCGTAAGTAATGAAAACTTGCAGGTCAAAGGGGAGTTGTCTGAATACAACCTTGCTAACCTTTCTGTAGGCCAAGAAGTTACCTTTACTTCGAAGGTTTACCAAGATAAGAGCTGGACAGGAAAAATCAGCTATATTTCTGATTATCCTAAAAACAATGGAGAAGCAGCAAATGCAGCCCTTGGAGGAAATACTGGATCTAAGTACCCTTATACTGTTGATGTGACTAGCGATATCGGTGAGTTGAAACAAGGCTTCTCTGTCAGTGTGGAAGTCAAAAATAAGAGTAAGGCCATCCTTGTTCCTTTGACAAGTGTTGTTACCGAAAATGACAAAAACTATGTCTGGCTCGTTGACGACCAGAAAAAAGCGAAGAGGGTAGAAGTTACTTTGGGGAATGCGGATGCAGACAACCAAGAAATTACTTCAGGTTTGACAGACGGTGCCAAGGTCATCAGTAATCCAACATCTTCCTTGGAAGAAGGAAAAGAGGTGAAGGCTGATGAAGAAACTAATTAG
- a CDS encoding pyrimidine-nucleoside phosphorylase — translation MRAVDLIQKKRDGQELTTAEIKWLVEGYVAGTVPDYQMSAFAMAVYFKGMTTREISDLTMNMVKTGQEFDLSAIEGVKVDKHSTGGVGDKVTLILAPLVASFGVPVAKMSGRGLGHTGGTIDKLESIKGYQVERSQEDFIRQVQDIGISVIGQSDQLVKADKLLYALRDVTATVDTIPLIASSVMSKKIAAGADAILLDVTVGEGAFMKTVDEARELAQTMVDLGKAVGRKTVAVITDMSQPLGKAIGNRLEILEAIEILQGNGREDISHFICELAQIMLGLADVEKTIEEIRQHLENGQALAKFEEMVAAQGGDLEDLYRPVKVAHVLEIPAQDTGVISALPAMEFGLYAMRLGAGRAVKSDDLDYETGIVFEKKVGDSVQKGEIVAKVYTNGKISSELVTEFQKYVKINDGVQSLREIIEIIS, via the coding sequence ATGAGAGCAGTTGATTTAATCCAAAAGAAACGAGATGGTCAAGAACTGACTACAGCTGAAATCAAATGGCTAGTAGAAGGCTATGTGGCTGGAACTGTTCCAGATTATCAAATGTCTGCTTTTGCTATGGCTGTTTATTTTAAAGGAATGACCACACGTGAGATTTCTGATCTGACGATGAATATGGTCAAGACAGGTCAGGAGTTTGATTTGTCAGCTATTGAGGGGGTTAAAGTTGACAAGCATTCGACTGGTGGTGTAGGTGATAAGGTGACCTTGATTTTGGCTCCACTTGTTGCGAGTTTCGGAGTGCCCGTTGCTAAAATGAGTGGTCGTGGTCTCGGCCATACTGGTGGGACAATTGATAAATTGGAGTCCATTAAGGGCTATCAAGTTGAGCGAAGTCAAGAAGATTTCATTCGTCAGGTACAGGACATTGGTATATCTGTCATTGGGCAGTCCGATCAGCTGGTTAAAGCAGACAAACTTCTCTATGCCCTCCGTGATGTGACAGCAACTGTCGACACGATTCCTTTGATTGCTAGTTCGGTGATGAGCAAGAAAATTGCTGCAGGAGCGGATGCCATTTTGCTAGACGTAACGGTCGGTGAGGGTGCCTTCATGAAGACGGTTGATGAGGCGCGCGAATTGGCTCAAACCATGGTGGATCTTGGTAAGGCAGTTGGTCGAAAGACGGTAGCAGTCATTACCGATATGAGCCAACCCTTGGGAAAAGCTATTGGCAATCGTCTCGAAATCCTTGAGGCAATCGAGATTCTCCAAGGAAATGGCCGAGAAGATATTAGTCACTTTATCTGCGAGCTAGCTCAGATTATGCTTGGCTTGGCTGATGTTGAAAAAACGATCGAGGAAATCCGTCAACACCTGGAAAATGGCCAAGCACTGGCTAAGTTTGAAGAAATGGTAGCAGCACAAGGCGGTGATTTAGAAGATCTCTATCGCCCAGTCAAAGTTGCCCATGTGCTGGAAATTCCAGCTCAAGATACAGGTGTTATTTCAGCCCTTCCAGCTATGGAATTTGGGCTCTATGCCATGAGACTAGGAGCTGGTCGTGCAGTCAAGTCTGATGACTTGGACTATGAAACAGGGATTGTTTTTGAAAAGAAAGTTGGAGACTCCGTTCAAAAGGGTGAAATTGTTGCAAAAGTTTATACAAATGGAAAAATTTCTTCTGAACTAGTTACAGAATTTCAAAAATATGTTAAAATAAATGATGGAGTGCAAAGTTTACGAGAAATTATAGAAATTATCTCATAA
- the gor gene encoding glutathione-disulfide reductase: MREYDIIAIGGGSGGIATMNRAGEHGAKAAVIEEKKLGGTCVNVGCVPKKIMWYGAQIAESFHHYGPDYGFTSSDVQFDFAKLRQNREAYIDRARSSYDGSFKRNGVDLIEGRAHFVDAHTVSVNGELIRAKHIVIATGARPSIPTIPGAELGGSSDDVFAWEQLPDSVAILGAGYIAVELAGVLHALGVKTDLFVRRDRPLRGFDSYIVEGLVNEMEKTGLPLHTHKVPVKLEETEQGIIIHFEDGSSHTASQVIWATGRRPNVDGLELEKAGVTLNQRGFIQVDEYQNTVVDGIYALGDVTGEKELTPVAIKAGRTLSERLFNGKTNAKMDYTTIPTVVFSHPAIGTVGLTEDQAIKEYGQDNIKVYKSSFASMYSAVTNHRQESRFKLITAGADEKVVGLHGLGYGVDEMIQGFAVAIKMGATKADFDATVAIHPTASEEFVTMR; the protein is encoded by the coding sequence ATGAGAGAATATGATATCATCGCCATCGGTGGAGGGAGCGGTGGCATTGCCACTATGAACCGCGCTGGCGAACACGGTGCTAAAGCAGCTGTTATCGAGGAGAAAAAATTAGGTGGAACCTGCGTCAATGTCGGCTGTGTTCCTAAGAAAATCATGTGGTATGGAGCTCAAATCGCTGAAAGCTTCCACCACTACGGCCCTGACTATGGTTTTACAAGTTCAGATGTTCAATTTGATTTTGCTAAACTTCGTCAAAACCGTGAAGCCTACATCGACCGTGCTCGCTCGTCTTATGATGGAAGTTTCAAGCGCAACGGTGTTGATTTGATTGAAGGTCGTGCTCATTTCGTTGATGCTCATACAGTCAGCGTTAATGGTGAATTGATTCGTGCCAAGCATATCGTGATTGCGACTGGGGCTCGTCCAAGCATCCCAACTATTCCTGGAGCTGAACTCGGTGGCAGCTCAGACGATGTCTTCGCTTGGGAGCAACTTCCTGACTCCGTTGCGATTCTTGGAGCTGGTTATATCGCGGTTGAATTAGCAGGTGTTCTCCACGCTCTAGGAGTAAAAACTGATTTGTTTGTCCGTCGTGATCGTCCCTTGCGTGGTTTTGACAGCTACATCGTTGAAGGACTTGTCAATGAAATGGAAAAAACAGGTCTACCTTTGCACACACACAAGGTACCCGTCAAGCTCGAAGAAACGGAGCAAGGTATTATCATTCATTTCGAAGACGGCTCTAGTCACACTGCCAGCCAAGTTATCTGGGCTACCGGTCGCCGTCCAAATGTAGACGGTCTGGAGTTAGAAAAGGCTGGCGTCACACTCAACCAACGTGGATTTATCCAAGTAGATGAATACCAAAATACAGTTGTAGATGGCATCTATGCTCTTGGAGATGTTACTGGTGAGAAGGAACTGACCCCGGTAGCCATCAAGGCAGGACGTACCTTATCTGAACGCCTCTTCAACGGGAAAACAAATGCCAAGATGGACTACACGACTATCCCTACTGTTGTCTTCTCCCACCCAGCAATCGGAACGGTTGGTTTAACCGAGGATCAAGCTATCAAAGAATACGGCCAAGATAACATCAAAGTCTACAAATCAAGCTTTGCATCCATGTACTCAGCTGTTACAAACCATCGTCAAGAGTCTCGCTTCAAACTCATCACCGCCGGTGCTGACGAAAAAGTTGTTGGACTTCACGGACTTGGTTACGGAGTGGATGAGATGATTCAAGGATTCGCTGTTGCCATCAAGATGGGAGCTACCAAGGCAGACTTTGATGCTACAGTAGCTATCCACCCAACCGCTTCAGAAGAATTTGTGACCATGCGCTAA
- a CDS encoding DNA topology modulation protein: MKIAIIGYSGAGKSTLAEKLSNYYSIPKLHMDTLQFQPGWQDSDREWMLTEMKNFLTKHEAWVIDGNYSWCCYEERMLEADQIIFLNFSPWTCLFRAFKRYLTYRGKVRESMAVGCPERFDWEFIRWILWDGRTKNAKERYQRVQETYLEKVIVLQSQKEIDHFLDNLVHNKKNQRA, from the coding sequence ATGAAAATCGCAATCATCGGATATTCTGGAGCTGGCAAGTCAACTCTAGCTGAAAAGTTGTCAAACTACTACTCCATCCCCAAACTGCATATGGACACACTCCAATTTCAACCTGGTTGGCAAGATAGTGACCGCGAATGGATGTTGACCGAGATGAAAAACTTTCTCACAAAGCACGAAGCTTGGGTCATCGACGGCAACTACTCTTGGTGTTGCTATGAAGAAAGAATGCTGGAAGCTGACCAAATTATCTTTCTCAACTTTTCACCATGGACTTGTCTCTTTCGAGCCTTTAAACGGTATCTCACATACCGAGGCAAGGTCAGAGAAAGTATGGCTGTAGGTTGCCCTGAACGCTTTGACTGGGAGTTTATCCGATGGATTCTCTGGGATGGACGGACAAAGAATGCCAAAGAACGTTATCAACGGGTTCAAGAAACCTATCTAGAGAAAGTAATTGTCCTCCAGTCTCAAAAGGAGATAGACCACTTCTTAGATAATCTCGTACATAACAAGAAAAACCAACGTGCCTAA
- a CDS encoding class I SAM-dependent methyltransferase produces MSKMYYAENPDAAHDIHELRVELLGENMTFLTDAGVFSKKMVDFGSQLLLKCLEVNKGETVLDVGCGYGPLGLSLVKAYGVQATMVDINNRALDLARQNAERNKVEVTIFQSNIYEQVEGKFDHVISNPPIRAGKQVVHEIIEKSRDFLNDGGDLTIVIQKKQGAPSARNKMEDVFGNCEIVKKDKGYYILRSVKE; encoded by the coding sequence ATGAGTAAAATGTATTATGCAGAAAATCCTGATGCTGCTCACGACATTCATGAGTTGAGAGTGGAGTTGTTGGGAGAAAACATGACCTTTTTGACGGATGCGGGTGTTTTTAGCAAGAAAATGGTTGACTTTGGGAGTCAGCTTTTATTGAAGTGTCTAGAGGTTAACAAAGGAGAGACGGTCCTTGATGTGGGTTGTGGTTATGGGCCATTGGGCTTGTCATTGGTCAAGGCTTATGGAGTTCAGGCAACCATGGTCGATATCAATAATCGTGCCTTGGACCTAGCGCGACAAAATGCTGAACGTAATAAAGTAGAAGTAACGATTTTCCAATCCAATATCTATGAACAAGTTGAAGGGAAGTTTGACCATGTTATTTCCAATCCGCCTATTCGAGCGGGCAAACAGGTTGTTCATGAGATTATCGAAAAGAGCAGAGATTTCTTAAATGACGGAGGAGATTTAACCATCGTCATTCAGAAAAAACAAGGAGCTCCAAGTGCTAGAAATAAGATGGAAGACGTTTTTGGAAATTGTGAAATCGTAAAGAAAGATAAGGGATATTATATCCTTAGAAGTGTGAAAGAATGA
- a CDS encoding ABC transporter permease, with the protein MQNLKFAFSSIMAHKMRSFLTMIGIIIGVSSVVVIMALGDSMSRQVNKNMTKSQKDIHVFFSPIKSKDGSFTQKQSALTVSGREEDVHVEPPKPLESWVKEAAKLKGVDSYYVTNSTNVTLSYKDKKVERATLTGGNSTYMNAVENEIVAGRSLRPQDYKEFASVILLDEELAKSLFDSPEAAVNQVISVNEFSYRVIGVYTSNEAKTAKAFGIGGLPITTNISLAANFNTDEISNIVFRVNDTSLTQTLGPELARKLTEIAGLQQGEYQVADATAAFQEVQQLFGFMTTIISAIAGISLFVGGTGVMNIMLVSVTERTREIGLRKALGATRANILVQFLIESMILTLLGGVIGLGIAAGMTMLAGVLLQNMIAGIEVGVSLPIALFSLAVSASVGMIFGVLPANKASKLDPIEALRYE; encoded by the coding sequence ATGCAGAATCTGAAATTTGCCTTTTCATCCATCATGGCCCACAAGATGCGTTCCTTCCTCACCATGATTGGAATTATCATCGGAGTTTCATCTGTCGTCGTCATCATGGCTCTGGGAGACTCCATGTCTCGTCAGGTTAATAAAAACATGACCAAATCACAGAAGGATATCCATGTCTTTTTCTCTCCTATCAAAAGCAAGGACGGCTCCTTTACACAGAAACAATCCGCTTTGACAGTCAGTGGGAGAGAAGAGGATGTTCATGTTGAACCACCAAAACCACTGGAGTCTTGGGTCAAGGAGGCTGCTAAACTTAAAGGAGTAGACAGTTACTATGTCACCAACTCGACTAACGTTACCCTATCTTATAAGGATAAGAAGGTTGAAAGAGCGACTCTGACAGGCGGAAATAGCACTTACATGAACGCAGTTGAAAATGAAATCGTAGCGGGTAGAAGTCTAAGACCGCAAGACTACAAGGAATTTGCCAGTGTGATTTTGCTGGACGAAGAACTAGCCAAGAGTTTGTTTGATAGTCCAGAAGCTGCGGTTAATCAAGTCATCTCTGTTAATGAATTTAGTTACCGTGTAATTGGTGTTTATACTAGTAATGAAGCTAAAACTGCTAAAGCCTTTGGGATTGGTGGTCTTCCGATTACGACCAATATCTCTCTTGCAGCCAATTTTAATACTGATGAAATCTCGAACATCGTCTTTCGTGTCAATGATACTAGTCTAACGCAGACCTTGGGTCCGGAGTTGGCTCGAAAACTGACTGAGATTGCTGGTCTTCAGCAAGGGGAGTACCAAGTTGCGGATGCAACTGCCGCCTTCCAAGAGGTACAACAACTATTTGGTTTTATGACCACCATTATCAGTGCCATCGCAGGAATCTCTCTCTTTGTCGGGGGAACTGGTGTTATGAATATCATGCTGGTTTCGGTGACAGAACGCACGCGGGAGATTGGTCTGCGGAAAGCTCTCGGAGCTACTCGGGCTAATATCTTAGTACAGTTTTTGATTGAGTCTATGATCTTGACCTTGCTAGGTGGTGTCATTGGTCTTGGGATTGCTGCTGGAATGACCATGTTAGCTGGAGTATTGCTTCAAAACATGATTGCAGGTATTGAAGTCGGGGTTTCCCTCCCAATCGCTCTCTTTAGCTTGGCTGTGTCAGCAAGTGTTGGGATGATCTTCGGAGTCTTGCCAGCCAATAAAGCGTCTAAGCTTGATCCAATCGAAGCCCTTCGTTATGAATAA
- the coaA gene encoding type I pantothenate kinase, giving the protein MTNEFLHFEKISRQTWQSLHRKTTPPLTEEELESIKSFNDQISLQDVTDVYLPLVHLIHIYKRTKDDLAFSKGIFLQRESKSQPFIIGVSGSVAVGKSTTSRLLQILLSRTLPDATVELVTTDGFLYPNQTLMDQDILNRKGFPESYDMEALLNFLDRLKNGQDVDIPVYSHEVYDIVPGEKQRVKAADFVIVEGINVFQNPQNERLYITDFFDFSIYVDAAVEDIESWYLDRFLKLLSFAQNDPNSYYHRFTQMPIGEVEAFAHQVWTSINLTNLQNYIEPTRNRAEVILHKTKNHEIDEIYLKK; this is encoded by the coding sequence ATGACCAACGAATTTTTACATTTTGAAAAAATCAGTCGCCAGACTTGGCAATCATTGCATCGCAAAACAACCCCTCCCTTGACAGAGGAAGAGTTAGAATCCATCAAGAGTTTCAATGACCAGATTAGTCTGCAGGACGTAACAGACGTCTATCTTCCCCTTGTCCATCTTATCCATATTTACAAGCGCACTAAGGATGATTTGGCATTTTCAAAAGGAATTTTTCTTCAACGCGAAAGTAAATCTCAGCCTTTTATCATTGGGGTTTCTGGTAGTGTTGCTGTGGGGAAATCGACTACTAGTCGCTTACTTCAGATTCTTCTATCACGTACTCTACCGGATGCTACTGTAGAGCTAGTGACAACTGACGGTTTTCTCTATCCCAATCAAACCTTGATGGACCAAGACATCTTAAATCGCAAAGGTTTTCCTGAAAGTTATGATATGGAAGCCTTGCTGAATTTTCTTGACCGCCTAAAGAATGGGCAAGATGTCGATATTCCTGTCTATTCTCATGAAGTGTATGACATCGTTCCTGGAGAGAAACAACGTGTCAAAGCTGCTGATTTTGTCATTGTCGAGGGCATCAATGTCTTTCAAAACCCTCAAAATGAGCGCCTTTACATCACTGATTTCTTTGATTTCTCCATCTATGTGGATGCTGCTGTCGAGGACATTGAAAGCTGGTATCTGGACCGTTTCTTAAAGCTGCTCAGCTTTGCCCAAAATGATCCCAACAGCTACTACCACCGTTTTACGCAAATGCCAATTGGAGAAGTTGAAGCATTTGCTCACCAGGTTTGGACCAGTATTAATCTCACAAATCTACAAAACTATATCGAACCAACAAGGAATCGCGCCGAGGTCATTCTCCACAAGACTAAAAACCATGAAATCGATGAAATTTACCTAAAAAAATAA
- the rpsT gene encoding 30S ribosomal protein S20 has protein sequence MANIKSAIKRAELNVKQNEKNSAQKSAMRTAIKAFEANPSEELFRAASSAIDKAETKGLIHKNKASRDKARLSAKLAK, from the coding sequence TTGGCAAACATTAAATCAGCTATCAAACGCGCTGAATTGAACGTTAAACAAAACGAAAAAAACTCAGCTCAAAAATCAGCTATGCGTACTGCTATCAAAGCTTTCGAAGCAAACCCTTCTGAAGAACTTTTCCGTGCTGCTAGCTCAGCTATCGACAAAGCAGAAACTAAAGGTTTGATTCATAAAAACAAAGCAAGCCGCGACAAAGCTCGTCTTTCAGCTAAACTTGCTAAATAA